The genome window AAGCCAGCTTCGTTACCCGCGATCGCGATTAGTTTGGAGACGGCAAAGCCAGGGGCTGTATTGGCTAGTAATAGCGTTGTAGTGCCAACCGTTAGTGAACCGGAAGTTTTTCCAGCCGAGTTTCGGGCTCAAGCTCCTACCTCGTCGCCGACTTCACCTACTGAAACGCCTACCGAGACCACACCAACTGAGATTGCGCCCACCGAAATTACGCCAACTAACATAGAGTTGGACTCCACTCAAGAAACGCCCCCTGCACCAGGTGGGCCACCCCCAGGAACGGCGACTCCAGAGCAAGAAACGCCCAACGAAATTCAACTGGATGGAACACCAGCGCCTGGTCCAAGTATTGATTTCAACCTTCCTCCCCAAACTCCGACAACTCCGACCACCCCAGCCAATGGAGCTGAGGATGGCACCAACGGAGAAACTCAAGCTGCCCCTGAGCAAGCAGAACCCCGCGTTTTAGTCGCCGAAGTGGTGGTTCAAGGTGTCACCGGAGAACTAGAGGACGAAGTTTACAACGCGATTCGGACTCGCCCGGGACGGACAACCACGCGATCGCAATTGCAAGAAGACATTAATGCTGTGTTCGCTACCGGATTCTTCTCTAGCGTGCGAGCCAATCCCTCAGATACACCGCTAGGGGTTCGTGTCACCTTTGATGTCCAAGCGAATCCAGTTCTGAATTCTGTACGGGTAGAGGGCAATCAAGTTCTGCCCCAAAGCGTCGTCGATGACATTTTTAAGGAGCAGTACGGTAGTATTCTCAACTTGCGTCGCTTCCAAGAAGGCGTCAAAGAAGTCAATAAGTGGTACCAAGACAAAGGTTATGTCCTGGCCCAAGTGATTGATACGCCCCAGGTGGCGGAAAACGGCACGGTGACTCTAGCCGTGGCTGAAGGCGTGGTTGAAGATGTTCAGGTTAAGTTCCTGAACAAAGACGGTGAGGAAACCAACGATGAGGGTGAGCCCGTTCGAGGCCGTACTCGCGACTTTATCATCACCCGTGAGTTTGCCCTCAAGCCAGGAGATGTGTTTAACCGGACTCAGGCTGAGAAGGACTTACAGCGCGTCTATGGCCTAGGGATTTTTGAAGATGTGCGGCTGTCTCTCAATCCGGGGCAAGACCCCCGCAAAGTAGTCGTGGTTGCCAATGTCACTGAGCGCAGCACGGGCTCTGCTGGAGCGGCCCTAGGTATTAGTTCTGCCAGTGGCTTATTTGGTAGTGTGAGCTACCAACAGCAAAACTTGGGTGGCAATAACCAAAAATTCAATGCTGAAGTGCAGGTAGGCCAGCGGGAGTTGCTGTTTGATGTCAGCTTTACGGACCCTTGGATTGCGGGTGATCCTTACCGAACTTCCTACACGCTCAATGTTTTCAACCGCCGATCGCTCTCTTTAATCTTTGACGGGGGCGAACCGGAAGTGGAATTGCCTAACGGCGATCGCCCCCGGATTGACCGTTTGGGCGGTGGTATTACCTTTACCCGTCCACTCAGCCGTGATGTTTTTGCCGATTCTGAATGGACCGCTTCAGCTGGTTTGCAATACCAGCGCGTCTCAGTTCGTGACTCGGATCGAGAGATCACCCCATTCGATGAACTAGGGAATCAACTCAGCTTTAGTGATGACGGATCAGATAATTTGCTCACGGCTCAACTGGGCTTAGTCCGCGATCGCCGGAACAATCGACTGCGGCCTACCAGCGGTTCTCTTTTACGGTTTGGCACTGAGCAATCGATCCCGATTGGTGGCATTTTCTTCAATCGCCTCCGGGGTAGCTACAGCTACTACATTCCAGTCGATTACACCAAGTTTGCGGCAGGTCCAGAAGCGCTGGCTTTTAACGTCCAAGCAGGTACAGTCATTGGCGATTTACCTCCTTATGAGGCGTTCGCTTTAGGCGGTAGTAACTCGGTGCGAGGCTTTGATGAAGGCGATGTCGGGAGTGGTCGTAGCTTTATTCAAGCCACCGCTGAGTATCGCTTCCCGCTTTTCTCCATTCTAGGTGGGGCACTATTTCTAGACTACGCTACTGATCTAGGTTCTGGCTCCAGCGTTCCTGGAGATCCGGCGGGCGTTCGGGGTAAACCTGGTAGTGGTTTAGGATATGGTGTAGGCGTCAGAATTCAATCACCTTTAGGCCCAATCCGAATTGATTACGGCTTTAATGATGACGGCAACAGTCGTCTGCACTTCGGTATTGGAGAACGGTTCTAAAGTTACCATCCATTCAAGGTCACGATGCTTTCAGAGCCTAAAAACGTCCCGCTATCAGCATCACCGAGTCCGCTATCGGCCCCTGTAGCGCTAACTTCTGGACAACAGCAGACCTTGAAAAATGAGTTTGTTTGTTCTGGAGTAGGTTTGCACCTGGGGCTAAAAACTCAGGTGCGAGTGTTGCCTGCTGCTGAAAATCAAGGTCGCGTCTTTGTCCGGGTCGATTTAGCAAACGCCCCTGAGGTTGCTGCATCTGTGACATCGGTGCATGAAACAACGCTGTCTACAGAACTGGCCCAGGGAGAAGCTAAAGTCAGAACGGTAGAGCATCTGCTAGCAGCTTTGGCGGGTCTGGGAGTTGATAATGTCCGGATTGAAATTGATGGTCCTGAAGTTCCCCTACTCGATGGCTCCGCTCAGAGCTGGGTAGAAGCGATCGCCCAAGCAGGCATTGTTGCTCAAACAGCAGCTAGGCAAACCTACACTTTGAGCGAACCCATTTGGGTTTACCAGGGCGATGCGTTTGTGGCAGCATTGCCAGCCCCAGCGTTGCGATTTACTTATGGCATTGACTTTGATTTACCTGCCATTGGCAATCAATGGCACAGCTGGTCTCCGGACCAGGAAAATTTCGCTGAGGCGATCGCAGCGGCTCGTACCTTTGGCTTGGCGCACCAAATTGAACACTTACAAGCCAATGGTTTAATTAAAGGTGGCACCCTAGAAAATGCCTTAGTTTGTGGAACTGAAGGATGGCTTAACCCTCCCTTAAGATTTTCAAATGAGCCAGCGCGTCATAAACTTTTAGATTTAGTAGGGGATTTAAGTTTGTTAAATTTATTTCCCCAGGCTCACATTTTGGCTTACAAAGCTAGCCATCACTTACACACCCAACTGGCACAGTTGATAGCTCAAAGGATGAGAGATGAAGGATGAATCTGGTGATTTTGTCTGGAATCTTGTATCTCGATCCAAATAGCTGCCTGACTGGAAAGCGCATCACATCCTTCACTACTGGCAAAACTACCCATGTCCACCTTGACTGATCTCAACACCACTGATGCCCCTAGCCATGTGGAGGCACAGGCCAATGGGAGCACCAAATCCTCTGACTCAACCAAGCCCATTTTGGCAATTGAGGACATTCACAAGCTCCTGCCTCATCGTTATCCCTTCTCCCTGGTCGATCGCATTATCGAGTATGTACCAGGTGAGCGAGCTGTTGGGATCAAAAATGTCACCTTTAACGAACCCCACTTTCAGGGGCACTTTCCTGGAAGACCGATCATGCCTGGTGTCTTGATCGTAGAAGCAATGGCCCAGGTAGGCGGTGTGGTCCTGACTCAAATGTCGGACGTACAGGGCGGATTGTTCCTGTTTGCAGGCATCGATAAAGTTCGTTTCCGTCGTCCTGTAACTCCAGGAGACCAGTTGATCTTGACAGTGGAACTGCTGTGCGTGAAGCGACGTCGTTTTGGTAAGATGCAGGGCCGAGCTGAAGTAGATGGTCAGCTAGTAGCCGAAGGCGAACTCATGTTTTCCTTGGTGGACTAATGCTCTGTACTCTTAAACTTTTGGGATGGTGCCTGGAGGCGCGCCCTTGACTACAACACTGATTCATCCAACAGCAGTTATTCATCCAGATGCTCAATTGCACTCGACTGTGCAAGTAGGGCCTTATGCCGTGATTGGGCCACAAGTCAAAGTCGGCCCTGATACCGTCATTGGTCCGCATGTGGTCCTAGATGGTCGGACGGAGATTGGGGCTCGCAATCACATTTTTCCGGGAGCCGCGATCGGTCTAGAGCCCCAAGACCTGAAATATGACGGCTCCGTGAGCTTAGTGCAAATTGGTGATGACAACCGCATTCGTGAGTTCGTCACCATTAATCGAGCGACACGGGCCGACGAAGTCACAGTGATTGGAAGTGGCAATCTGCTGATGGCCTATGTTCACGTTGGGCACAACTGCATGGTTGAAGACAACGTGATTATTTCCAATGCTGTCTCTCTGGGGGGACATGTCCACATTGAGTCACGGGCAGTGATTGGCGGTGTGGGTGGTATTCACCAGTTTGTGCATGTAGGGCGGCTAGCCATGGTCGGTGGCATGAGCCGAGTCACTAGAGATATCCCTCCCTATATGCTGGTGGAGGGCAACCCCATCCGTGTCAGAACCCTCAACCAAGTGGGCTTAAAACGGGCTGGCATCGTAGATTTAGCCGATGGGCAAGTGTTTCAGTCTTTAAAAAAGGCGTTTCGCTTACTCTATCGTTCTGGCTTAACTCTAGAGCAGGCATTAGAAAAATTAGAGCTGTTGCCTGAGAATGAGCACCTACAGCATCTCTGTCGATTTCTGCAACTCTCGCAGTTAGAAGGGCGGCGTGGTCCCACTCCGGGGCGGCGCAAAGGTACGAGGAGCGAAGACTGACGCATGGGTGAACCAACCAATCAGGGGAGCGCGATCGCAGAGACTCCTGCTGCTTCCCGGAATATTCGCCTGTTTATTAGCACAGGTGAAGTTTCTGGCGATCTTCAGGGGGCGCTGCTGGTCACGGCCTTGAAGCGGCAAGCGCAAGCTTTGGGGATTGAGTTAGAAATTTTGGCCCTTGGCGGCGATCGCATGGCGCAAGCGGGGGCGACGCTTTTAGGCAACACCACAGCCATTGGGTCTGTGGGCCTCTTAGAATCATTGCCCTATATTTGGCCGACGCTACAAATTCAGCGACGAGCTAAACAGTACTTGCGCCAATATCCCCCTGATTTAGTGGTCTTGATTGACTACCTCGGCCCCAACGTGGCGATTGGTAGCTATGTACGGCAGCATTTGCCCCAAGTGCCGATCGCTTACTTCATTGCGCCTCAAGAGTGGGTTTGGTCGCTCAGCCCGCGCAATACGGCGCGAATTGTCAATATCACCGATCGCCTCTTAGCAATCTTTCCAGAAGAAGCCCGCTATTTTGCCGAGCATGGAGCCAACGTGAGCTGGGTGGGGCATCCCTTGGTGGATCGGATGCAAGCTGCGCCCGATCGCGCCAGTGCTAGGCAAGCCTTAGGAATTCCAGATGAGCAAATTGCGATCGCCCTGCTCCCTGCCTCCCGTCGTCAAGAACTGAAGTATTTGATGCCCGTGATTTTCCAGGCAGCTCAACAAATTCAAGCGCAACTGCCTCAAGCTCATTTTTGGATTCCCGTTTCTTTGGAAGCTTACCGTTCGCCCATCGAACAGGCAATTCAACAGTATGGACTGCGGGCTACTGTATTGGCAGGACAAACCAGTAATTCTAAATTTGAGGAATCCATCACATTGCGAGCGATCGCGGCAGCCGATCTAGCTATTGGAAAATCGGGTACGGTTAACCTGGAAATTGCCCTCCTGAATGTCCCCCAGGTTGTCCTCTATCGAGTCGGTGCTGTCACCGCTTGGATTGCTCGCCATATTCTCAAGTTTTCCATCCCGTTCATGTCACCGCCTAACTTGGTAGAAATGCGGTCTGTAGTCCCAGAGTTTCTGCAAGACCAGGCCACACCAGACAATATTGCTCAAGCAGGTTTGGAGTTATTGCTCAATCCGGTGCGGCGGCAACAGACTTTGGATAACTACCAAGCCATGCGCCAAGCGGTTGGGGAAGTCGGAGTCTGCGATCGCGCTGCCCAAGAGATTCTGCAACTCTTGCCCGCCAATTCATTACTCTCCTGACTGCTAGCAGCGGAATCTATGGAGCGGACTAAATTGCTAGTGGGAAAATATCCGTGATCGCTCGGTGCCAAATGTAACCACCACGAGGCACTCTGGAATCGTCATCTAATGTTGGCAATTCAACGTTTGCCTAGCCGCTATGCAGTCTTTAGTGCTTTCCCAAGCGTCTGATTTAGAAGAATTGATTGGCAGTATTTTCTTGTGTGGTAGCTTGACTGCAACAGAGTATCGATGGCTGATTACTCTGTCTACGGCCAGAGCGGCTCAAGAATCGGACAAAGTCTTAATTGATCGCGTCTTGTATGGGATTCGCCACGGCCTCTTGCAAATCGCAGAGGTGGCTTAAAAATTTGACTTTCTAAAAACTTGGCTTCAGAGGGTTCAGCTAATACATTCAACCTGCTCAGCTAAGTGAGCCCGTTACCGCGTAGGGCAACATATCACAGATAGAGCAACAATGGGTCGCAGCCCTTAGAATAGAAGTTTAGACTCCACAAATTATTTGAGTGCGATCGCCTTATGTCCTTGCCTATTGTTGCTATTCTTGGTCGTCCGAACGTGGGCAAGTCAACGATTGTGAACCGTTTGGCCGAAACGAAGGGCGCGATTGTTTTTGACGAGCCCGGTGTCACACGCGATCGCACCTACCAACCCGCTTACTGGCGCGATCGCGAATTTTTGGTGGTCGATACAGGTGGCTTAATCTTTGATGACGACACTGAATTTTTGCCGCTAATTCGGCAACAAGCGATGGCGGCTTTAGCCGAAGCCAGTGTGGCGATTTTTGTGGTAGATGGTCAAGAAGGCCCTACTACAGCTGATGAGGAAATTGCTACCTGGTTGCGGCAACAGTCTGTACCTGTGTTGCTGACTGTCAATAAGTGTGAGTCTCCAGAGCAAGGAATGGCGCAAGCCGCT of Trichocoleus sp. FACHB-46 contains these proteins:
- a CDS encoding BamA/TamA family outer membrane protein gives rise to the protein MRLSPVLVAIIAASATLNLSTPARGQTSAPTKAGVESSKDVKVVATSPTAAADVLKPASLPAIAISLETAKPGAVLASNSVVVPTVSEPEVFPAEFRAQAPTSSPTSPTETPTETTPTEIAPTEITPTNIELDSTQETPPAPGGPPPGTATPEQETPNEIQLDGTPAPGPSIDFNLPPQTPTTPTTPANGAEDGTNGETQAAPEQAEPRVLVAEVVVQGVTGELEDEVYNAIRTRPGRTTTRSQLQEDINAVFATGFFSSVRANPSDTPLGVRVTFDVQANPVLNSVRVEGNQVLPQSVVDDIFKEQYGSILNLRRFQEGVKEVNKWYQDKGYVLAQVIDTPQVAENGTVTLAVAEGVVEDVQVKFLNKDGEETNDEGEPVRGRTRDFIITREFALKPGDVFNRTQAEKDLQRVYGLGIFEDVRLSLNPGQDPRKVVVVANVTERSTGSAGAALGISSASGLFGSVSYQQQNLGGNNQKFNAEVQVGQRELLFDVSFTDPWIAGDPYRTSYTLNVFNRRSLSLIFDGGEPEVELPNGDRPRIDRLGGGITFTRPLSRDVFADSEWTASAGLQYQRVSVRDSDREITPFDELGNQLSFSDDGSDNLLTAQLGLVRDRRNNRLRPTSGSLLRFGTEQSIPIGGIFFNRLRGSYSYYIPVDYTKFAAGPEALAFNVQAGTVIGDLPPYEAFALGGSNSVRGFDEGDVGSGRSFIQATAEYRFPLFSILGGALFLDYATDLGSGSSVPGDPAGVRGKPGSGLGYGVGVRIQSPLGPIRIDYGFNDDGNSRLHFGIGERF
- the lpxC gene encoding UDP-3-O-acyl-N-acetylglucosamine deacetylase yields the protein MLSEPKNVPLSASPSPLSAPVALTSGQQQTLKNEFVCSGVGLHLGLKTQVRVLPAAENQGRVFVRVDLANAPEVAASVTSVHETTLSTELAQGEAKVRTVEHLLAALAGLGVDNVRIEIDGPEVPLLDGSAQSWVEAIAQAGIVAQTAARQTYTLSEPIWVYQGDAFVAALPAPALRFTYGIDFDLPAIGNQWHSWSPDQENFAEAIAAARTFGLAHQIEHLQANGLIKGGTLENALVCGTEGWLNPPLRFSNEPARHKLLDLVGDLSLLNLFPQAHILAYKASHHLHTQLAQLIAQRMRDEG
- the fabZ gene encoding 3-hydroxyacyl-ACP dehydratase FabZ — translated: MLAIEDIHKLLPHRYPFSLVDRIIEYVPGERAVGIKNVTFNEPHFQGHFPGRPIMPGVLIVEAMAQVGGVVLTQMSDVQGGLFLFAGIDKVRFRRPVTPGDQLILTVELLCVKRRRFGKMQGRAEVDGQLVAEGELMFSLVD
- the lpxA gene encoding acyl-ACP--UDP-N-acetylglucosamine O-acyltransferase gives rise to the protein MTTTLIHPTAVIHPDAQLHSTVQVGPYAVIGPQVKVGPDTVIGPHVVLDGRTEIGARNHIFPGAAIGLEPQDLKYDGSVSLVQIGDDNRIREFVTINRATRADEVTVIGSGNLLMAYVHVGHNCMVEDNVIISNAVSLGGHVHIESRAVIGGVGGIHQFVHVGRLAMVGGMSRVTRDIPPYMLVEGNPIRVRTLNQVGLKRAGIVDLADGQVFQSLKKAFRLLYRSGLTLEQALEKLELLPENEHLQHLCRFLQLSQLEGRRGPTPGRRKGTRSED
- the lpxB gene encoding lipid-A-disaccharide synthase, giving the protein MGEPTNQGSAIAETPAASRNIRLFISTGEVSGDLQGALLVTALKRQAQALGIELEILALGGDRMAQAGATLLGNTTAIGSVGLLESLPYIWPTLQIQRRAKQYLRQYPPDLVVLIDYLGPNVAIGSYVRQHLPQVPIAYFIAPQEWVWSLSPRNTARIVNITDRLLAIFPEEARYFAEHGANVSWVGHPLVDRMQAAPDRASARQALGIPDEQIAIALLPASRRQELKYLMPVIFQAAQQIQAQLPQAHFWIPVSLEAYRSPIEQAIQQYGLRATVLAGQTSNSKFEESITLRAIAAADLAIGKSGTVNLEIALLNVPQVVLYRVGAVTAWIARHILKFSIPFMSPPNLVEMRSVVPEFLQDQATPDNIAQAGLELLLNPVRRQQTLDNYQAMRQAVGEVGVCDRAAQEILQLLPANSLLS